The proteins below are encoded in one region of Limnochorda pilosa:
- a CDS encoding endonuclease/exonuclease/phosphatase family protein, with protein sequence MRGRRAAAAAMLVLAALVFTEGLVLAQRSITLMTWNIKHALGCDGLVDLDRIAQVIEASGADVVGLNEVDRGFPRSGMVFQARYLAERLGFDYAFAPAFAVATGSYGNAILSRYPILESWTVALPADALSEPRSAAVARIDVGEAVLSFVSTHLDHKDARIRRNQALRVHEELQALPNPKVLAGDLNAWAVTAEVTLFQRVMNDAHTLYRMVACTDRVTPERLLEDGYTLPSTAPTSRIDYIFLSPDLRLEEGAGGYRVLPTVASDHLPVVATVRLRPEGWDDL encoded by the coding sequence TTGAGAGGCCGTAGGGCGGCGGCCGCGGCCATGCTGGTCCTCGCGGCCCTGGTCTTCACGGAGGGCCTGGTGCTGGCGCAACGGTCGATCACCCTGATGACGTGGAACATCAAGCACGCGTTGGGCTGCGACGGTCTGGTCGACCTCGACCGGATCGCCCAGGTGATCGAAGCGTCGGGGGCGGACGTGGTGGGCCTGAACGAGGTGGACCGGGGTTTCCCTCGATCCGGCATGGTCTTCCAGGCCCGCTACCTCGCGGAGCGACTCGGCTTCGACTACGCCTTCGCCCCCGCCTTCGCCGTGGCGACCGGAAGCTACGGCAACGCGATCCTGAGCCGCTATCCCATCCTGGAGAGCTGGACGGTGGCCCTGCCCGCTGACGCCCTGTCGGAGCCCCGCAGCGCCGCGGTGGCCCGGATCGACGTGGGGGAGGCCGTTCTCAGCTTCGTCTCCACCCATCTTGATCACAAGGACGCCCGGATCCGGAGGAATCAGGCGCTGCGGGTCCACGAGGAGCTGCAAGCGCTGCCGAACCCCAAGGTGCTGGCGGGCGACCTGAACGCGTGGGCGGTCACGGCCGAGGTGACCCTCTTCCAGCGGGTAATGAACGACGCCCATACCCTCTACCGGATGGTCGCCTGCACGGACCGGGTGACCCCCGAACGGTTGCTGGAGGACGGCTATACCCTGCCATCCACCGCACCGACCAGTCGGATCGACTACATCTTCCTCTCGCCCGACCTCCGCCTGGAGGAAGGTGCCGGAGGCTACCGGGTCCTTCCCACTGTGGCCAGCGACCACCTGCCCGTCGTGGCCACGGTCAGGCTCCGGCCGGAGGGGTGGGACGACCTGTGA
- a CDS encoding alkaline phosphatase, producing the protein MSVTATVRRKAPAQLRIGGKLLIVGAICLLISLVAAPATAGAPAGPRNVVLMIADGLGLNHLTAARLAFFGGRPEMSVDRMEATAFVLTGSADRAVTDSAAAATALASGLGTDNGCTGVLPDGTPVRSLLEISRDHGRSAGIVTTARVTDATPAAFYAHVAVRDFEEEIAAQLVEDPPELVLGGGRDRFGAHPFTGAPRPGSLLEAAVDQGIHYLRTRDELEELPGESPILGLFMPGHLSYAGERLPTEPTLVQMVRFALDRLAADPDGFFLVVEGAKVDKAAHAHLLQETLGEIREFDEAVGVVLDFAAGDGETLVVVTADHETGGLGVVGGGAGGEGLRVQWLTTDHTAGAVPLYAYGPGSEAFRGTLTHPDVARKTAGALGIEPFPQVGGDPEP; encoded by the coding sequence ATGAGCGTGACGGCAACCGTTCGCCGCAAGGCCCCTGCGCAGCTGCGGATCGGCGGGAAGCTCCTGATCGTGGGGGCGATCTGCCTCCTGATCAGCCTGGTCGCCGCTCCTGCGACGGCCGGTGCTCCGGCCGGGCCCCGCAACGTGGTGCTCATGATCGCGGACGGCCTCGGCCTCAACCACCTGACCGCGGCGCGCCTCGCCTTCTTCGGCGGCCGGCCCGAGATGAGCGTGGACCGGATGGAGGCGACCGCCTTCGTGCTCACCGGATCCGCGGACCGGGCGGTGACCGACTCGGCCGCGGCGGCGACGGCGCTGGCGAGCGGCCTCGGGACCGACAACGGGTGTACCGGGGTGCTGCCCGACGGCACCCCCGTCCGGAGCCTTCTCGAGATCAGCCGGGACCACGGCCGGTCGGCAGGCATCGTCACCACGGCCCGGGTGACCGACGCGACGCCTGCCGCGTTCTACGCCCACGTGGCCGTGCGCGACTTCGAGGAGGAGATCGCAGCCCAGCTCGTGGAGGACCCGCCCGAGCTGGTGCTGGGCGGGGGGAGGGATCGTTTCGGTGCCCACCCCTTCACGGGCGCGCCCCGCCCGGGCAGCCTGCTCGAGGCCGCCGTCGATCAGGGCATCCACTACCTTCGGACCAGGGACGAGCTGGAGGAGCTCCCCGGGGAGAGCCCGATCCTCGGCCTGTTCATGCCCGGCCACCTGAGCTATGCCGGAGAGCGGCTCCCCACGGAGCCGACCCTGGTCCAGATGGTCCGGTTCGCCCTCGATCGGCTTGCAGCCGATCCTGACGGCTTCTTCCTCGTGGTGGAGGGGGCGAAGGTCGACAAGGCCGCCCACGCGCACCTCCTGCAGGAGACCCTGGGGGAGATCCGGGAGTTCGACGAGGCGGTCGGGGTGGTCCTCGACTTCGCTGCCGGCGACGGCGAGACGCTGGTGGTCGTCACCGCCGATCACGAGACGGGAGGGCTGGGTGTGGTGGGCGGCGGCGCCGGCGGGGAGGGACTGCGGGTCCAGTGGCTGACCACCGACCACACGGCCGGCGCCGTCCCCCTGTACGCCTACGGCCCGGGCTCGGAGGCCTTTCGCGGGACGCTCACCCATCCCGACGTGGCCCGGAAGACCGCGGGCGCCCTGGGCATCGAGCCGTTTCCACAGGTGGGAGGTGATCCGGAGCCGTGA
- a CDS encoding carbohydrate ABC transporter permease, protein MGRSLARARLDVSDPGVAYQRQQAAWRVALYVMLVAGGVLMIAPFLWMLLGSFKTLQEVSQFPPTFLPKDPILSNYTDVFERLPMFARYYLNTIVTAVIPTVVAVFTAAMAGYGFAKYRFRGGKIFFWAILATMMIPYPVTIVPLYVMAFRLGLVNSYAGLIVVNLSTAFGIFMMRQFALTIPDDLLDAARIDGCSEFRIFGQVILPLLKPALATLTIFTFTGNWNAYVWPLLIVNEDRLRTLSLAIPLFNGQYEQYPNLVFAASTLAILPVIILFVFNQRYFTEGITLSGLKD, encoded by the coding sequence GTGGGTAGGAGTCTCGCAAGGGCTCGACTCGACGTGAGCGATCCGGGTGTCGCGTACCAGCGGCAGCAGGCGGCGTGGAGGGTGGCGCTCTATGTCATGCTGGTCGCGGGCGGCGTGCTGATGATCGCCCCCTTCCTCTGGATGCTGCTCGGCTCCTTCAAGACCCTGCAGGAGGTGAGCCAGTTCCCGCCCACCTTCCTTCCGAAGGATCCCATCCTCTCCAACTATACCGACGTCTTCGAGCGCCTGCCCATGTTTGCCCGGTACTACCTCAACACGATCGTCACCGCGGTCATACCCACCGTCGTGGCGGTCTTCACGGCGGCCATGGCGGGCTACGGCTTCGCCAAGTACCGGTTTCGGGGCGGGAAGATCTTCTTCTGGGCCATCCTGGCTACCATGATGATCCCGTACCCGGTCACCATCGTGCCGCTCTACGTGATGGCCTTTCGGCTGGGACTGGTCAACAGCTACGCGGGGCTGATCGTGGTCAACCTGTCGACCGCCTTCGGCATCTTCATGATGCGTCAGTTCGCCCTGACCATCCCTGATGATCTCCTGGACGCCGCCCGGATCGACGGGTGCAGCGAGTTCCGCATCTTCGGCCAGGTGATCCTGCCGCTCCTCAAACCGGCCCTGGCCACCCTGACCATCTTCACCTTCACCGGCAACTGGAACGCCTACGTCTGGCCGCTCCTGATCGTCAACGAGGACCGGTTGCGGACCCTCTCCCTGGCCATACCCCTGTTCAACGGCCAGTACGAGCAGTATCCCAACCTGGTCTTCGCGGCCTCGACCCTGGCGATCCTGCCTGTGATCATCCTGTTCGTCTTCAACCAGAGGTACTTCACCGAAGGGATCACCCTGAGCGGTCTGAAGGACTGA
- a CDS encoding carbohydrate ABC transporter permease, translated as MAAGRGGWRRAGYRFQRWIAPYVFIGPGFLFYMMVTFIPAIIGVYLSFTNYRIISPRYAFVGLANYAKMLDDPLFWTSMKNTFLYASGTIPGVVILSLVLALLVNSKLRGVVFFRTIYYMPVVTPISVAAVIWLWIYDYRGLLNGVLQLFGVGATNWLQTTATAMPSVIVMGIWLAVGTNMIIYLAALKGIPQTYYEAASMDGATPWQQFRYITLPLLSPTTLFVVITVTMGALRVYAEINIMTQGGPVDSTSVIVFYIFEKAFSSLQMGYAAAMSVGLFLVTMALTWINWRFLGRGVHYGG; from the coding sequence ATGGCCGCAGGGCGGGGTGGATGGCGCCGGGCCGGGTACCGCTTCCAGCGATGGATCGCCCCTTACGTCTTCATCGGGCCGGGGTTCCTCTTCTACATGATGGTCACCTTCATCCCGGCGATCATCGGGGTCTACCTCAGCTTCACCAACTACCGGATCATCTCCCCGCGCTACGCCTTCGTGGGGCTCGCCAACTACGCGAAGATGCTTGACGACCCCCTCTTCTGGACCTCCATGAAGAACACGTTCCTCTACGCGTCGGGGACGATCCCGGGCGTGGTGATCCTCTCCCTGGTCCTCGCCCTGCTGGTCAACTCGAAGCTGCGGGGGGTCGTCTTCTTCCGGACGATCTACTACATGCCGGTCGTCACGCCGATCTCGGTGGCCGCGGTGATCTGGCTCTGGATCTACGACTACCGGGGGTTGCTGAACGGTGTCCTCCAGCTCTTCGGCGTAGGCGCCACCAACTGGCTCCAGACCACGGCGACGGCCATGCCCAGTGTGATCGTGATGGGGATCTGGCTGGCCGTCGGAACCAACATGATCATCTACCTGGCAGCGCTCAAGGGGATTCCCCAGACATACTACGAGGCGGCTTCCATGGACGGCGCGACGCCCTGGCAGCAGTTCCGCTACATCACGCTCCCCCTGCTGAGCCCGACGACCCTCTTCGTGGTCATCACCGTCACCATGGGGGCGCTGCGGGTCTACGCCGAGATCAACATCATGACCCAGGGAGGCCCCGTCGACTCGACCAGCGTCATCGTCTTCTACATCTTCGAGAAGGCGTTCAGCAGCCTACAGATGGGCTATGCGGCAGCCATGTCGGTCGGGCTGTTCCTGGTGACCATGGCCCTTACCTGGATCAACTGGCGATTCCTCGGCCGGGGGGTGCACTACGGTGGGTAG
- a CDS encoding ABC transporter substrate-binding protein translates to MTRRIAVGLWSAVLVLALAQTALAQTTIVHWQHHSPARLAMVEQMAQEFMAEHPGVTIEIQSIPLEDYYTKLLPALAAGSGPDVFQIRATDVPRYVEYGVLAPLDPSVVDHEQALKEFVPATISYLESDGVVYGLPTDVQTIVLFYNTEIFKEVGLSGPPSTWDQLVEYAQRIVKRDATGMTTRMGAAHGSYTPVILSYMAQTGTGFLSEDGKALFNNEEALKAFAWVAGWVTEYGIEDLNLGSRWTAFRNQELGMVMAHPAMLGSFRSTHPDLPIGIAQIPVMKEGQPRTNVLTSWAYVQSAQAEGTPEATEWIAYLTSVEAQRRWTSETGELPARLSLIGDDTLLDAEPLLREPLNSLEHAVPYPFEAQAEMETAVRKAVQMVTIEGMAPSEALSWLAREAERIYGEVVAAEY, encoded by the coding sequence ATGACTCGTCGCATCGCGGTCGGGCTGTGGAGTGCCGTGCTGGTCCTGGCGTTGGCCCAGACGGCCCTGGCGCAGACCACCATCGTCCACTGGCAGCATCACTCGCCGGCACGGCTGGCCATGGTGGAGCAGATGGCCCAGGAGTTCATGGCGGAGCACCCCGGCGTGACCATCGAGATCCAGAGCATCCCGCTGGAGGACTACTACACCAAGCTGCTCCCGGCCCTGGCTGCTGGATCCGGCCCCGACGTCTTCCAGATTCGGGCCACCGACGTGCCGCGGTACGTGGAGTACGGGGTCCTGGCACCGCTGGACCCGTCGGTCGTCGACCACGAGCAGGCGCTGAAGGAGTTCGTCCCGGCCACCATCTCCTACCTGGAGTCGGATGGCGTGGTCTACGGCCTGCCGACCGACGTCCAGACCATCGTCCTCTTCTACAACACGGAGATCTTCAAAGAGGTCGGGCTGTCCGGGCCGCCCTCGACCTGGGACCAACTGGTCGAGTACGCCCAGAGGATCGTCAAGCGGGATGCGACAGGCATGACCACCCGCATGGGTGCGGCCCACGGCTCCTACACCCCGGTCATCCTCTCCTACATGGCCCAGACGGGAACCGGCTTCCTGAGCGAGGACGGAAAGGCGCTCTTCAACAACGAAGAGGCGTTGAAGGCCTTCGCCTGGGTTGCCGGCTGGGTCACCGAGTACGGCATCGAGGACCTGAACCTGGGCTCCCGGTGGACCGCCTTCCGGAACCAGGAACTGGGCATGGTGATGGCCCACCCGGCCATGCTGGGCTCCTTCCGGTCCACCCACCCCGATCTGCCCATCGGAATCGCCCAGATTCCCGTCATGAAGGAAGGGCAACCCCGGACCAACGTCCTGACCAGCTGGGCGTACGTGCAGAGCGCTCAGGCCGAGGGGACCCCGGAAGCGACCGAGTGGATCGCGTACCTCACTTCGGTAGAGGCCCAGCGCCGCTGGACCAGCGAGACGGGCGAGCTGCCGGCCCGGCTGTCGCTGATCGGCGACGACACCTTGCTGGACGCCGAGCCTCTGCTGCGGGAGCCGCTCAACTCGCTCGAGCACGCGGTCCCGTACCCCTTCGAGGCCCAGGCCGAGATGGAGACGGCCGTCCGCAAGGCCGTCCAGATGGTGACCATCGAAGGGATGGCACCGTCCGAGGCCCTGAGCTGGCTGGCTCGGGAGGCCGAGCGGATCTACGGCGAAGTCGTCGCAGCCGAGTACTAG
- a CDS encoding endonuclease/exonuclease/phosphatase family protein, producing the protein MSLLRLMTFNIRHGERPDGVIDLEAVAGTIDEAGADVVGLQEVDRYLPRSGCRDQAAEIAGALGWHHAFQAAMTGEGLYGAHRSGYGIAVVSRHPILFRYGERLASSRGREARAFLHVELPWGTSGSFHLVCTHLGLDQAERLVHVERILAYGQQLPPSKAVVGDWNALPESEEVRAMTARWVDAATEAPGSPEPTFSYRSEPPGRPNVRIDYVFIDPGLQADEVHVGSARVSDHLPVIATLRRREVEREI; encoded by the coding sequence ATGAGCCTGCTTCGGTTGATGACCTTCAACATCCGGCATGGGGAGCGACCGGACGGCGTCATCGACCTGGAGGCCGTCGCCGGCACCATCGATGAGGCGGGGGCGGACGTGGTCGGGTTGCAGGAGGTCGATCGGTACCTTCCCCGGTCGGGGTGCCGCGATCAGGCGGCGGAGATCGCGGGAGCCCTCGGATGGCATCACGCGTTCCAGGCGGCCATGACGGGCGAGGGGCTCTACGGGGCGCACCGGTCCGGGTACGGGATCGCCGTCGTGAGCCGTCACCCCATCCTCTTCCGGTACGGCGAGCGCCTGGCATCGAGCCGGGGGCGGGAGGCGCGGGCCTTCCTCCACGTCGAGCTCCCATGGGGAACGTCCGGCTCCTTTCACCTGGTCTGCACTCACCTGGGCCTCGACCAGGCCGAACGCCTGGTCCACGTGGAGCGGATCCTCGCCTACGGGCAGCAGCTCCCCCCGTCCAAGGCGGTGGTGGGCGACTGGAACGCCCTGCCCGAGAGCGAGGAGGTGCGCGCGATGACCGCCCGCTGGGTGGATGCCGCCACGGAGGCCCCCGGGTCGCCGGAGCCCACCTTCTCCTATCGGTCGGAACCGCCCGGCAGGCCCAACGTTCGCATCGACTACGTCTTCATCGACCCCGGGCTGCAGGCGGACGAGGTGCACGTCGGGTCCGCCCGCGTCTCGGACCACCTGCCGGTGATCGCAACCCTCCGTCGGAGGGAGGTGGAGAGGGAGATCTAG
- a CDS encoding DUF6259 domain-containing protein: protein MAWKTARVAWDVGEQNLTSFWDEELGRELVAGRSTAQPLLELRFLREPASGQAAIHRALPLELRPVDAGQARDLLRDMDPAGSVAPREEELNQALLRVACGAFQASSGETLPLRALAWLTPSAPLPGRRIAEPGELLAWRLAVVNLAEVMVVEVLFPRLPGLALEGDDVLVYPHHAGERIAQPAATLATERYLGLHRAGTVREGGEYVREIPYCGLASMMWMDYHDGKGGVYLASYDPEFLLTGLRVETGGPESPYLRLAFRKYLPIRPGEAWLSPPYALGVHPGDWHWAARRYREWFDTRVPQLEQPADLAEEGVVTPHYDFRREGRVYHRFEEMPSLFDRARRELGSRHLFVSGWNHLGFDNHYPDYNPDLELGTPLDLARGVSAVREAGGFVTFYINSRLIDLESEYYQSLGRRWALRGPDGNTVQESYGPRTFSVLCPADPAWRKHLADFGEWMVTGYGARGIYYDQLGSATPLPCYSRDHGHSPADHHGLFNQGYVRLLDEVLGRLRRHDPVAFLMIENCGDVYSSRVWGNVTWNGEQYDESFDVYRYTFPEHALVCMVQPRPVQDPRLQERLFRSDVGRAFLLGAVFWYEPGLLEQRWIGEGSPESAMEWIQEALAVRKAVASTLAASRLADRQPFDLPRGVQGRLWTPRTEEPGRSREELLLLFNPERVGGKVSLPFPAGREVRILTASAGARASGERAAMDGWRVGERRLRPEAGTMPLPPRRFAACLIAPSRPVEEEVAGG from the coding sequence GTGGCATGGAAGACCGCTCGTGTGGCCTGGGACGTTGGGGAGCAGAACCTGACGTCGTTCTGGGATGAAGAGCTGGGCCGGGAACTGGTCGCCGGCCGTTCCACGGCGCAACCCCTCCTGGAGCTCCGTTTCCTTCGGGAGCCCGCTTCCGGCCAGGCGGCGATCCACCGGGCCCTGCCGCTGGAGCTTCGGCCGGTGGACGCCGGGCAGGCCCGGGATCTGCTACGCGACATGGACCCGGCGGGCAGCGTCGCTCCCCGGGAGGAGGAGCTGAACCAGGCGCTCCTGCGCGTCGCCTGTGGTGCGTTCCAGGCCTCATCCGGGGAGACCTTGCCCCTGCGGGCGCTGGCCTGGTTGACCCCGTCAGCGCCCCTCCCGGGCCGGCGCATCGCTGAACCCGGGGAGCTCCTGGCCTGGCGCCTCGCGGTCGTCAACCTGGCCGAGGTGATGGTGGTCGAGGTGCTCTTCCCGCGGCTTCCGGGGCTCGCCCTCGAAGGCGACGACGTGCTGGTCTACCCCCATCATGCGGGGGAGCGGATCGCTCAGCCGGCGGCCACCCTGGCGACCGAGAGGTATCTGGGCCTCCACCGCGCCGGGACGGTCCGGGAGGGCGGGGAGTACGTTCGGGAGATCCCTTACTGCGGGCTGGCCTCCATGATGTGGATGGACTACCACGATGGGAAGGGCGGCGTCTACCTGGCCTCGTACGACCCGGAATTCCTCCTCACGGGCCTGCGCGTCGAGACGGGAGGGCCGGAGAGCCCCTACCTGCGGCTCGCCTTCCGGAAGTACCTACCGATCCGCCCCGGCGAGGCCTGGCTCTCGCCGCCTTACGCCCTGGGCGTCCATCCGGGGGACTGGCACTGGGCGGCCCGCCGTTACCGGGAGTGGTTCGACACCCGCGTGCCGCAGCTGGAGCAGCCCGCCGACCTGGCGGAGGAGGGCGTGGTGACGCCGCATTACGACTTCCGCCGGGAGGGGAGGGTCTACCATCGATTCGAGGAGATGCCGTCCCTCTTCGATCGCGCCAGGCGGGAGCTGGGGAGCCGGCACCTCTTCGTCTCAGGCTGGAATCACCTCGGTTTTGACAACCACTACCCCGACTACAACCCCGACCTGGAACTGGGGACCCCTCTCGACCTGGCCCGGGGCGTCTCGGCGGTGCGCGAGGCGGGAGGCTTCGTCACCTTCTACATCAACAGCCGTCTGATCGACCTGGAGTCCGAATACTACCAGAGCCTCGGCCGGCGCTGGGCCCTTCGGGGACCGGACGGGAACACCGTTCAGGAGAGCTACGGCCCCCGGACCTTCTCGGTCCTCTGCCCGGCGGATCCGGCCTGGCGGAAGCACCTGGCCGATTTCGGCGAGTGGATGGTGACCGGGTACGGCGCCCGGGGCATCTACTACGACCAGCTGGGCTCGGCCACGCCGCTGCCCTGCTACAGCCGGGACCACGGCCACTCGCCTGCCGATCATCACGGCCTCTTCAACCAGGGCTACGTCCGACTGCTGGACGAGGTCCTGGGCCGCCTGCGAAGGCACGATCCGGTTGCCTTCCTGATGATCGAGAACTGCGGCGACGTTTACAGCAGCCGGGTCTGGGGCAACGTCACCTGGAACGGCGAGCAATACGACGAGTCTTTCGACGTCTATCGGTACACCTTCCCGGAGCACGCCCTGGTCTGCATGGTCCAGCCGCGCCCGGTTCAGGATCCCAGGCTGCAGGAACGGCTCTTCCGCTCGGACGTGGGGCGGGCCTTCCTGCTTGGGGCGGTCTTCTGGTACGAGCCCGGCCTGCTGGAGCAGCGATGGATCGGCGAGGGCTCCCCGGAGAGCGCCATGGAGTGGATCCAGGAAGCCCTGGCGGTGAGGAAGGCGGTCGCCTCCACGCTGGCCGCCTCCAGGCTCGCGGACCGGCAGCCGTTCGATCTCCCCCGGGGAGTCCAGGGCCGCCTCTGGACCCCCCGCACCGAGGAGCCGGGCCGTTCCCGGGAGGAGCTCCTGCTGCTCTTCAACCCGGAGCGAGTGGGCGGGAAGGTGAGCCTTCCGTTCCCGGCCGGCCGGGAGGTCCGCATCCTGACCGCGTCTGCGGGTGCTCGAGCGTCTGGCGAGCGGGCGGCCATGGACGGGTGGAGGGTCGGGGAGCGCCGGCTTCGGCCGGAGGCGGGGACGATGCCCTTGCCCCCTCGTCGCTTCGCCGCCTGCCTGATCGCCCCATCCCGCCCGGTGGAGGAGGAGGTGGCGGGCGGATGA
- a CDS encoding sugar isomerase domain-containing protein encodes MTESLPERYFEAMGRVLAQIREGQQPSLARAAAAIAGAAERGGVWHLFDTGHMLTHEMIGRAGGPMMLAPIRWQFELQHDVRPRGPRPQDGPPRVFLDEVGGLHRWILTQADLRPGDVLLINSVSGVNTLPVSLAIDAREAGLTVIGLTSVAYSSSLAPVNPMGKRLYEVVEILLDHGAPPGDALVDVAGLEGAICPASGIAAAYLMWALVAAVVDRLQRGGKTPSIYVSNHLPGAKRLNEEARGRFLAQGF; translated from the coding sequence GTGACCGAGAGCCTGCCGGAACGTTACTTCGAAGCGATGGGGCGGGTGCTGGCGCAGATCCGCGAGGGTCAGCAGCCGTCGCTCGCCAGGGCCGCCGCGGCCATCGCAGGGGCGGCCGAGCGCGGCGGCGTCTGGCATCTCTTCGACACCGGCCACATGTTGACCCACGAGATGATCGGGCGGGCCGGGGGGCCGATGATGCTGGCTCCCATCCGCTGGCAGTTCGAGCTGCAGCACGATGTCCGCCCCCGGGGACCCCGCCCTCAGGACGGACCGCCTCGGGTCTTCCTCGACGAGGTCGGCGGCCTTCACCGATGGATCCTCACCCAGGCCGACCTCCGACCGGGCGACGTCCTCCTGATCAACTCCGTCTCGGGTGTCAACACCCTGCCCGTGAGCCTCGCGATCGATGCGAGGGAAGCGGGGCTGACCGTCATCGGGCTCACCTCGGTCGCCTACTCCTCCTCGCTCGCACCGGTGAACCCGATGGGAAAGCGGCTCTATGAGGTCGTGGAGATCCTGCTCGACCACGGCGCCCCTCCCGGCGACGCCCTGGTGGACGTGGCCGGTCTCGAGGGAGCGATCTGTCCTGCCTCGGGGATCGCAGCCGCCTACCTCATGTGGGCGCTGGTGGCGGCGGTGGTGGACCGGCTGCAGCGGGGCGGGAAGACCCCGAGCATCTACGTGAGCAACCATCTGCCGGGCGCCAAGCGCCTGAACGAGGAGGCGCGCGGACGCTTCCTGGCCCAGGGCTTCTAG
- a CDS encoding N-acetylglucosamine kinase: protein MGGATEIVLGIDSGGSKTIGCAVTRDGTVIGTGFGGGTNLYFVPEDEAIFAIQQASRQALAEVDGEVAAVYLSAPGLTFDVAELALEGTFRYRNLVVEGDAPAAFRGALPQGDGVVVLTGTGSFAYGEWRGRTATVGGWGSLLGDEGSGYWIAVEGLKAVVRASDGLGPPTALTRLFRKTLLYGMERELVGLVYRKGLSRERIASLATVVSDAADEGDAVAREIFRNAAGELVKQAAAVISRLGVGRDDEVSVAVTGGVSAAGSPLLDPFVDALNLAAPNVVLVPARFPPFVGAVLRACEVAALPVDESFIERVAGQIDAAQTVPSSPQLKRRSAL, encoded by the coding sequence ATGGGCGGTGCGACGGAGATCGTATTGGGGATCGACAGCGGAGGATCCAAGACCATTGGATGCGCCGTGACGAGGGACGGTACGGTGATCGGAACGGGCTTCGGCGGCGGGACGAATCTGTACTTCGTACCTGAGGACGAAGCCATCTTCGCCATCCAGCAGGCAAGCCGTCAGGCCCTCGCGGAGGTCGACGGCGAGGTCGCCGCTGTCTACCTCTCGGCCCCGGGGCTTACCTTTGACGTGGCGGAGCTGGCCCTGGAGGGTACGTTCCGCTATCGGAACCTGGTGGTCGAGGGCGACGCCCCCGCCGCGTTCCGTGGAGCCCTCCCGCAAGGGGATGGCGTCGTCGTCCTGACCGGCACCGGATCGTTCGCATACGGCGAGTGGCGTGGACGAACGGCGACGGTCGGCGGTTGGGGCTCGCTCCTGGGTGACGAGGGAAGCGGCTACTGGATCGCCGTCGAGGGGTTGAAGGCCGTCGTCCGGGCGTCGGACGGCCTGGGACCGCCCACCGCGCTGACCCGGCTCTTCCGCAAGACGCTCCTCTACGGGATGGAGCGGGAACTGGTCGGACTGGTCTACCGCAAGGGGCTGAGCCGGGAGCGGATCGCCAGCCTGGCCACCGTCGTGTCGGACGCGGCCGACGAGGGCGACGCGGTCGCGAGGGAGATCTTCAGGAACGCGGCCGGGGAGCTGGTCAAACAGGCCGCCGCCGTGATCTCCCGGCTGGGTGTGGGAAGGGACGACGAGGTCTCCGTCGCCGTCACGGGCGGCGTCAGCGCCGCCGGGTCGCCCCTCCTGGATCCCTTCGTCGATGCGCTGAACCTCGCAGCCCCGAACGTGGTGCTGGTGCCGGCCCGGTTCCCGCCGTTCGTGGGGGCGGTCCTGCGCGCCTGCGAGGTGGCAGCTCTCCCGGTCGACGAGAGCTTCATCGAGCGGGTGGCCGGGCAGATCGACGCAGCCCAGACCGTCCCGTCCTCACCCCAGCTGAAGAGGAGGTCCGCGCTGTGA
- a CDS encoding GntR family transcriptional regulator produces MAFNRNLPLYVQVKDELERRIRSGLLQPGDRLPSEQELAAELGVSQATAKHAIISLAADGLVSRRPGRGTVVEMPPPESAAIPLRSFTEEMHQRGLSVSSELLSKGVDVPETEVAWHLDLPRGARVLRVLRIRRAGAEALALEEAYIPEKLCPGLLEEDLEAHSIDWLLEQKYEVRLASAEEVVEARAAEPQERERLRLADDGAVVLVAHRTVRDLGSRPVHHSRTVFRADRYLLRFHLTRRA; encoded by the coding sequence ATGGCATTCAACCGTAATCTTCCGCTGTACGTGCAGGTCAAGGATGAACTGGAGCGGCGCATCCGGTCCGGACTGCTTCAACCGGGCGATCGCCTTCCCTCGGAACAGGAGCTGGCCGCCGAACTCGGCGTCTCCCAGGCGACCGCCAAGCATGCGATCATCTCCCTGGCCGCCGACGGCCTTGTCTCGCGCCGCCCGGGTCGGGGGACGGTCGTGGAGATGCCCCCGCCCGAATCGGCCGCGATCCCCCTGCGAAGCTTCACCGAGGAGATGCACCAACGCGGCCTCAGCGTCTCCTCGGAGCTGCTCTCCAAGGGCGTGGACGTGCCCGAAACCGAGGTGGCTTGGCACCTCGACCTGCCCAGGGGAGCCCGGGTCCTCCGTGTCCTTCGCATTCGAAGGGCCGGCGCCGAGGCTCTCGCCCTGGAGGAGGCGTACATTCCTGAGAAGCTCTGTCCGGGCTTGCTGGAGGAAGACCTGGAGGCCCATTCGATCGACTGGCTGCTCGAGCAGAAGTACGAGGTGCGCCTCGCCTCCGCCGAGGAGGTGGTTGAGGCGCGAGCCGCGGAACCCCAGGAGAGGGAACGGCTCCGGCTCGCAGACGATGGGGCCGTGGTGCTCGTGGCGCATCGTACGGTGAGGGACCTGGGATCGAGGCCCGTTCATCACAGCCGAACCGTATTTCGCGCGGATCGCTACCTGCTTCGCTTCCATCTCACGCGCCGAGCCTGA